One genomic region from Aneurinibacillus sp. REN35 encodes:
- a CDS encoding M42 family metallopeptidase — protein sequence MDAHKIIERFKTLVDVPSPAGYTDMIIPVLESYLEEIGITASRTRKGGLFFSIKGQEQKHPRMITAHIDTLGAMVKEVKSNGRLRIMKVGGFSWNVVEGEYCTILTRDGKKITGTLLPVYASAHLSEEYEKMPRTEELMEIRLDIPVHTAEDVRAHGIEVGDFVVFYHRMVASDSGFIKSRYLDNKINVAILLETLAEIKRSGTELPVTTYFYINTHEEIGYGGNSNISPEVNEYLALDIGIVGPGQRSSEYEVSFCAMDSSGPYDREFIRFFVELAERHRVPHKIDIFPYYKSNASAALASGHDLIRGLIGPGVDASHSLERTHTESVEHTARLLHLYLTTPSPVYLTQYGKLERK from the coding sequence ATGGATGCTCATAAAATTATTGAACGTTTCAAGACGCTGGTCGATGTACCGAGTCCCGCTGGCTATACGGATATGATTATACCGGTTCTAGAGAGCTATTTGGAGGAGATCGGTATTACGGCGAGCCGTACCCGCAAAGGCGGCTTGTTCTTCAGCATAAAGGGACAGGAGCAGAAACACCCGCGCATGATTACAGCGCACATCGACACATTGGGAGCGATGGTCAAGGAAGTGAAAAGCAACGGTCGTCTGCGCATCATGAAAGTAGGAGGATTTTCCTGGAATGTTGTCGAAGGCGAATACTGTACTATACTGACGCGTGACGGAAAAAAGATCACAGGAACGCTTCTTCCGGTGTATGCCTCTGCCCACTTGTCAGAAGAGTACGAGAAGATGCCGCGTACCGAGGAGCTGATGGAGATTCGGCTTGATATTCCGGTGCATACGGCTGAAGATGTACGCGCCCATGGGATTGAGGTAGGTGATTTTGTTGTCTTTTATCACCGGATGGTTGCAAGTGACAGCGGATTTATCAAGTCGCGCTATCTCGATAACAAAATCAATGTAGCTATTCTGCTTGAAACATTGGCTGAGATTAAGAGGAGTGGTACTGAGCTTCCGGTAACAACGTATTTTTATATTAATACGCATGAGGAGATCGGATATGGCGGCAATTCCAATATATCACCCGAGGTAAACGAATATTTAGCACTAGACATTGGAATTGTCGGGCCTGGGCAGCGTTCAAGTGAGTATGAGGTCTCTTTTTGTGCGATGGATTCCTCCGGACCATATGACCGGGAGTTTATCCGTTTCTTTGTAGAATTGGCGGAGCGGCATAGGGTTCCGCATAAAATTGATATTTTCCCTTACTATAAATCAAATGCAAGCGCGGCGCTGGCATCCGGGCATGATTTGATTCGCGGACTTATCGGACCGGGAGTCGATGCCTCACATTCGCTTGAGCGCACGCATACGGAGAGCGTAGAGCATACGGCACGCTTGCTGCACTTGTATCTAACAACCCCATCCCCCGTATACCTCACACAGTATGGCAAGCTTGAGCGCAAATAA
- a CDS encoding S-layer homology domain-containing protein has translation MKIKAMIVLIITSVVFSSGCMHQDPIRADMYRPFDDIDDSYARTHILDLHSRGIVYGEGERRYGPRKPVTREAMAAMLGRTLQLSPIDAAIPAFTDVPRTSWSYGMISAGVIRGLISGTSASTYEPRRSITRQEAAGLLYRALPTKQSSGSSALPFHDAARIADWAKPAVSELYARGLIVGDQGRFRPNDPLTREEMAVLLYEWIRQEDVVQSEKEEKAVPVNLGWQYSISTQEFTSRVARAPGMNIVSPRWYFIHPTEMASDATETQLLTWAKKNGREVWPLVGNRFNKELTHQLLANPDKRAALVQKLAGYTQKYAIDGLNIDFENIDPADRLAFTAFVRELSTALHAHGKKLSVDVPPDLDSDWSNPYDFATLARHADYVIMMAYNETWEGLGKAGSNASLPWVRRHVEHMLTMVPKERLIVALPLYTMRWQESAGKAVPKDMSVQDSIKDVEAAGIKPVWDARLGQYYAIYNSKGIRYKMWLEESRSLALKYRMVQEMDAAGVAFWYVGSETNEIWSALANERRP, from the coding sequence ATGAAAATCAAAGCAATGATCGTACTTATTATTACTTCCGTTGTCTTTAGCAGCGGATGCATGCATCAGGACCCGATCCGGGCGGATATGTACCGCCCCTTCGATGATATTGATGACAGCTATGCCCGTACACACATTCTTGATCTGCACAGCCGTGGCATTGTCTACGGTGAAGGGGAGAGACGATATGGACCACGCAAGCCGGTTACACGTGAAGCGATGGCGGCCATGCTCGGCCGTACGCTGCAGCTTTCTCCGATTGATGCTGCCATTCCTGCATTTACCGACGTTCCTCGCACAAGCTGGTCATATGGAATGATATCAGCGGGTGTCATCCGCGGCTTGATCAGCGGCACAAGTGCAAGCACCTATGAGCCGCGCCGTTCCATTACCAGACAGGAGGCGGCTGGACTTTTGTATCGCGCTCTGCCCACTAAGCAGAGTTCCGGCAGCAGTGCGCTGCCGTTTCATGATGCAGCTCGTATTGCAGATTGGGCTAAGCCTGCCGTGAGTGAGTTGTATGCGCGGGGTTTAATTGTTGGCGACCAAGGGCGCTTCCGCCCAAACGATCCATTAACGAGAGAAGAGATGGCTGTGTTGTTGTATGAGTGGATCAGACAGGAGGATGTCGTGCAGAGCGAAAAAGAAGAGAAGGCGGTTCCCGTTAATCTTGGCTGGCAATACAGCATTTCTACACAGGAATTTACCAGCCGGGTAGCGCGTGCGCCGGGAATGAATATTGTATCGCCGCGTTGGTATTTTATTCATCCGACAGAAATGGCAAGCGATGCAACTGAGACGCAGCTTTTGACATGGGCAAAGAAGAATGGCCGTGAGGTATGGCCGCTGGTGGGGAATCGGTTCAACAAGGAATTGACTCATCAACTGCTCGCCAATCCTGATAAGCGGGCGGCACTCGTTCAGAAGCTTGCAGGTTATACACAGAAGTATGCAATCGATGGGCTGAATATTGACTTTGAAAATATTGATCCTGCCGATCGCTTAGCTTTCACCGCTTTTGTGCGAGAGTTGTCTACGGCTCTGCATGCACATGGAAAGAAGCTATCCGTCGATGTGCCGCCGGATTTAGATAGTGATTGGAGTAATCCATACGACTTTGCCACATTGGCTCGCCATGCAGATTATGTCATCATGATGGCCTATAACGAAACATGGGAAGGATTGGGGAAGGCCGGATCAAATGCATCGCTTCCGTGGGTGCGAAGACATGTAGAGCATATGCTGACCATGGTGCCTAAGGAGCGGTTAATTGTCGCGCTGCCTCTTTATACGATGCGTTGGCAGGAGAGTGCAGGCAAAGCAGTGCCTAAGGACATGAGTGTTCAGGATAGTATAAAAGATGTCGAAGCAGCCGGTATAAAACCGGTCTGGGACGCTCGGCTTGGACAGTATTATGCCATATACAACAGCAAAGGTATACGCTATAAAATGTGGCTGGAGGAAAGTCGCTCCCTAGCCCTTAAGTATCGGATGGTGCAGGAGATGGACGCTGCGGGTGTTGCCTTTTGGTATGTAGGATCAGAAACGAATGAAATCTGGTCTGCCCTTGCTAATGAGCGACGTCCTTAA
- a CDS encoding MaoC/PaaZ C-terminal domain-containing protein: MKPYLLTYREFEAGAELPALEKPPVTRMQLIKFAGASGDFNPIHTIESVGEEAGLGGVIAHGMLIMGFVGQALTTWVPRSSITKFGVRFSAITRPGDTITVRGQITAKEETDEGIFVKIKVQAVDQKGEVKVKGTCEALLPRT, encoded by the coding sequence ATGAAACCGTATCTGCTTACTTATCGCGAATTCGAGGCGGGAGCAGAGCTGCCGGCCCTTGAAAAACCGCCTGTAACCCGGATGCAGCTGATTAAGTTTGCCGGGGCATCAGGTGATTTTAACCCGATTCATACGATTGAGAGCGTGGGAGAGGAAGCCGGACTTGGCGGTGTCATTGCCCACGGCATGCTGATTATGGGCTTTGTGGGACAGGCGCTTACTACATGGGTACCGCGTTCTTCCATCACAAAGTTCGGCGTTCGCTTCTCGGCGATCACCCGTCCAGGTGATACAATTACTGTCCGTGGACAAATCACGGCCAAAGAAGAGACGGACGAAGGCATCTTCGTTAAAATTAAAGTACAGGCCGTCGATCAAAAAGGTGAAGTAAAGGTGAAGGGTACCTGCGAGGCGCTTTTGCCGCGTACGTAG
- a CDS encoding MaoC family dehydratase N-terminal domain-containing protein, whose product MASPEDKKGYIFEPYSGKVEAGKIRELALAIGDDNPIYTDAAKAKEEGFDALPILPTFPEVIDMWAGPSFEDLMEQLEIDMKKLLHGEQEYEYFAPICAGDTIHAETKVTDVKSKRNGMAIYTLETIYRNQNEEKVMAARMMLVKTP is encoded by the coding sequence GTGGCAAGCCCAGAGGATAAAAAAGGTTACATATTCGAGCCTTACAGCGGTAAGGTCGAAGCTGGAAAGATTCGAGAGCTGGCGCTGGCGATCGGCGATGACAATCCGATCTATACCGACGCAGCAAAGGCGAAGGAGGAAGGATTCGACGCGCTTCCCATCCTGCCGACATTTCCGGAAGTCATTGATATGTGGGCGGGTCCAAGCTTTGAGGACTTAATGGAGCAGCTTGAGATCGATATGAAGAAGCTGCTGCACGGTGAGCAGGAGTATGAGTACTTTGCTCCGATCTGTGCAGGCGACACGATTCATGCAGAAACGAAGGTAACAGATGTTAAGTCAAAGCGGAACGGCATGGCGATTTATACGCTTGAAACGATTTATCGTAACCAGAATGAAGAGAAGGTAATGGCCGCACGCATGATGCTGGTCAAAACACCGTAA
- a CDS encoding S-layer homology domain-containing protein, protein MKKKITKYMTAGMLSVSLLAGSFPLMENKAEAAVFSDTYKTAWAVPSIENLYKKGILKGTGEGTFSPSSSVTRAEFAAMLGRVVNKKAATSTFSFTDVSKKKWYYGAVKEAYQMGIVKGVSATRFAPDRPITREEAAAIIAHTFNYSHTSSALSYKDKGKVSSWAVNGVKAVTQKKIFGGDNGYFHPQKSLTRAEVAVVLHTIVYGPAPKPVTAPVKKVASRASDRMDELLARKVQPLLGTPYRFGGTTTAGFDCSGFTQYVYKSMGVNLPRTTGQQFTKGTAVSLKSMKPGDILFFDTGSGSISHNGIYMGNGKMAHAATGQGSVKINDLDWYIEHYRVVGVKRYL, encoded by the coding sequence ATGAAAAAGAAAATTACTAAATATATGACGGCAGGTATGCTTTCGGTATCGTTGTTGGCAGGTTCTTTTCCGCTTATGGAGAACAAAGCGGAAGCGGCTGTGTTTTCTGATACATATAAAACAGCATGGGCTGTACCAAGTATTGAAAACCTTTACAAAAAGGGCATTCTCAAAGGGACAGGGGAAGGGACATTCTCGCCAAGTTCCTCAGTCACGCGCGCGGAGTTTGCGGCGATGCTTGGGCGAGTGGTTAATAAAAAAGCAGCAACAAGTACATTTTCCTTTACGGATGTCTCCAAAAAGAAGTGGTATTACGGCGCTGTAAAGGAAGCGTACCAGATGGGAATCGTTAAAGGTGTGTCGGCCACACGCTTTGCTCCGGATCGTCCGATTACCCGGGAAGAAGCAGCCGCGATTATTGCCCATACGTTTAACTATTCTCATACCAGCAGCGCTCTTTCATACAAGGATAAGGGGAAGGTGAGCAGCTGGGCTGTGAACGGTGTAAAAGCTGTGACACAGAAAAAAATATTTGGTGGAGACAACGGCTATTTCCACCCACAAAAATCGCTGACGCGAGCGGAAGTAGCGGTAGTTCTGCATACGATTGTATACGGCCCTGCTCCAAAGCCCGTGACCGCACCTGTGAAAAAAGTCGCCTCCCGTGCAAGTGACCGGATGGATGAGCTACTCGCGCGTAAAGTACAGCCGCTTCTCGGCACACCGTACCGGTTTGGCGGTACAACAACAGCTGGCTTTGATTGCAGTGGTTTTACTCAGTATGTATACAAATCAATGGGAGTGAATCTGCCGCGTACAACTGGGCAGCAATTCACCAAAGGCACGGCTGTATCGCTGAAATCCATGAAGCCGGGAGATATTTTGTTCTTTGATACGGGTAGCGGCAGTATTTCACATAATGGAATTTATATGGGTAATGGAAAAATGGCTCATGCAGCTACAGGTCAGGGATCGGTGAAGATTAACGATCTGGATTGGTACATAGAGCATTATCGTGTAGTCGGTGTGAAACGGTATTTATAA
- a CDS encoding TIGR01777 family oxidoreductase, whose product MKVAIAGGSGFIGTHLLKDWRKKKHEIIVISRSCMKVKESFPFAACITWDELKSHPERLEGIDVLVNLAGESINSGRWTEARKQRILLSRVDTTQKIAAAVSQLQQKPDVVINGSAIGIYGQSDTARFDEDSKAIADDFLAQVSRQWEAEADRIRGVRLVKIRTGLVLGVDGGAFSKMALPYRMFAGGRVGSGRQWHSWIHIADYVRLINFCIENERMEGPVNATAPNPVTNEEFGHALARKLHRPHWLPVPGFVMALALGEMSELLLQGQHVAPKKAVAHGFDFHYAVIDRAIQDLVSKM is encoded by the coding sequence ATGAAAGTTGCAATTGCTGGTGGAAGTGGTTTTATCGGTACGCATCTACTAAAAGATTGGCGTAAAAAAAAGCATGAGATCATTGTCATTTCGAGAAGCTGCATGAAAGTCAAGGAATCGTTTCCCTTTGCTGCGTGCATAACATGGGATGAGCTGAAAAGCCATCCCGAGCGGCTTGAGGGCATCGATGTACTCGTTAATTTGGCAGGCGAATCAATTAACAGCGGACGCTGGACCGAGGCGCGCAAGCAGCGGATTCTACTCTCAAGGGTAGATACGACACAGAAGATTGCAGCCGCGGTATCCCAGTTGCAGCAAAAGCCTGATGTTGTTATCAATGGATCAGCCATCGGAATTTACGGCCAGTCTGATACGGCTAGATTTGATGAAGACAGCAAAGCAATTGCAGATGATTTCCTTGCACAGGTAAGTCGTCAGTGGGAGGCCGAAGCAGACCGTATTCGCGGCGTAAGGCTGGTGAAGATTCGTACCGGACTGGTGCTTGGTGTAGACGGAGGAGCCTTTTCTAAAATGGCGCTTCCGTATCGGATGTTTGCGGGGGGGAGAGTCGGCAGCGGGCGTCAATGGCATTCGTGGATTCATATTGCCGATTATGTTCGACTCATTAATTTTTGTATTGAAAATGAAAGAATGGAAGGGCCGGTCAATGCAACGGCTCCTAATCCGGTAACGAATGAAGAGTTTGGACATGCTCTTGCACGCAAGCTGCATCGACCGCATTGGCTGCCGGTTCCAGGCTTTGTCATGGCGCTGGCATTGGGGGAGATGTCGGAGCTTTTATTGCAGGGGCAGCATGTTGCACCGAAGAAGGCTGTAGCGCATGGGTTTGATTTTCATTATGCTGTAATTGACCGTGCGATTCAGGATTTGGTAAGCAAAATGTAG
- a CDS encoding serine hydrolase domain-containing protein, whose product MKKKFLTVVCFFLTFSFLPVSFTQHEHKSTIHLGQTKAESLAPITTGIKNAATAENKQLTARLDRYIEKQLALDTFHGTVLIAKGDTILLKKGYGYAYQKTKEPNRPEHKFAMGSLTKSFTAMAILQLHEKGALNIYEPINRFFPTYPFAKRVTIHHLLTHSSGLPMNKGDKKYEELTLMYPPGTKQNYSNEGYILMGRIIEQASGLAYDAYITSHIFGPLHMDASGFNLSQRSVLDRARGHKKVHGNWVALGMNYGTRFSSGGLYSTVEDLYKWDRALYTDTLLARSLRDKMLTQQMKQYGYGWHIEERHGRKLAGHGGYVLGFSAEIVRDTTSKNVVILLSNHSDIGLKDMGLTLLDMLEEPTNPNGKSNAKKKPLV is encoded by the coding sequence TTGAAAAAGAAGTTTCTTACGGTTGTCTGTTTTTTTCTAACGTTTTCGTTTTTGCCCGTATCGTTTACACAGCATGAGCACAAAAGCACCATTCATCTTGGCCAAACGAAAGCGGAAAGCCTCGCTCCCATTACTACAGGCATAAAGAATGCTGCTACAGCTGAGAATAAGCAATTGACTGCAAGGCTTGACCGTTATATAGAAAAGCAGCTGGCGCTTGATACTTTCCATGGTACGGTGCTGATTGCTAAAGGAGATACGATCCTGCTTAAGAAAGGATATGGCTATGCGTATCAAAAGACAAAGGAGCCTAACCGTCCTGAACATAAATTCGCCATGGGTTCACTGACTAAATCCTTTACCGCCATGGCTATTCTACAGCTGCACGAGAAGGGTGCGCTGAACATTTATGAACCGATTAACCGTTTCTTTCCGACATATCCATTTGCCAAACGTGTGACGATTCATCACCTGCTCACGCATTCTTCCGGGCTGCCTATGAATAAGGGAGATAAGAAGTATGAAGAGCTGACACTGATGTATCCGCCGGGTACAAAGCAGAATTACAGCAATGAAGGATACATTCTTATGGGTCGGATCATTGAGCAGGCATCGGGGCTAGCCTATGATGCATACATCACCTCCCATATTTTTGGGCCGCTGCATATGGATGCTTCTGGTTTTAACTTAAGTCAGCGTTCCGTACTCGACAGAGCCCGCGGCCATAAAAAAGTTCACGGAAACTGGGTTGCACTCGGCATGAACTATGGAACTCGCTTTTCTTCCGGTGGTCTGTATTCGACAGTGGAAGACTTATATAAATGGGATCGTGCGCTCTATACCGATACTCTTTTAGCGCGTTCGCTGCGCGATAAGATGCTGACTCAGCAGATGAAGCAGTACGGATATGGATGGCATATTGAAGAGAGACATGGGCGCAAGCTGGCTGGACACGGTGGTTATGTCCTTGGCTTTTCCGCAGAAATCGTACGTGATACCACATCAAAGAATGTTGTTATTCTGCTAAGCAATCACAGCGATATAGGTCTGAAGGACATGGGGCTGACGCTGCTTGATATGCTTGAGGAGCCTACCAACCCGAACGGGAAGTCCAACGCAAAGAAAAAACCGCTCGTATAG
- a CDS encoding DinB family protein — MDLVEKYAKGSTIIKEAISGITADQLKAVPEAGGWSIHQIVIHVVDAEIVYTGRIKQAVAEEAPKILPYDQDRWTARLDYHKLDMMLYIQLFNLLRQVNAQFLRNISDTDWQRRGYHAEDGALTVQEMVERLVEHVDVHTAKIKKLHRLILEGQE, encoded by the coding sequence ATGGATTTGGTAGAAAAATATGCAAAGGGAAGCACGATTATCAAAGAAGCGATCAGCGGAATAACAGCTGATCAATTAAAAGCTGTACCTGAAGCGGGAGGGTGGAGTATTCATCAGATTGTCATTCATGTAGTGGATGCGGAGATTGTCTACACAGGACGAATAAAGCAGGCCGTAGCAGAAGAAGCTCCTAAGATTTTACCGTATGACCAGGATCGTTGGACAGCGCGCTTGGACTATCATAAGCTGGATATGATGTTGTATATACAGCTATTTAATCTGCTTCGTCAGGTCAATGCACAATTTTTACGCAATATATCTGATACGGATTGGCAGCGGAGAGGATACCATGCAGAAGACGGTGCGTTAACGGTGCAGGAAATGGTTGAACGACTGGTCGAGCACGTGGATGTTCATACTGCAAAAATTAAAAAGCTGCACCGCCTCATCTTGGAGGGGCAGGAATAA